In a single window of the Desulfovibrio sp. Fe33 genome:
- a CDS encoding aspartate-semialdehyde dehydrogenase, giving the protein MSKNFVVAVCGATGAVGQEMLRVLEQRDFPYSKVIPLASARSAGKKVECKGEELTVLELTKDSFEGVDIALFSAGGAISKEYAPIAAKAGCVVVDNSAAWRMDPECPLVVPEVNPEDLDWHKGIIANPNCSTIQMMVALKPIHDEAKIKRVVVSTYQAVSGTGQKAIEELENQVRRLMSGQPVVADVYPHQIAFNCLPHIDVFQPNGYTKEEMKMVNETVKIMGDPNIKVTATCVRVPVFYGHSESINIETELKLTADDVRALLAKAPGVVVEDYPEKLAYPMAITASGEDDTFVGRIREDETIENGINMWVVSDNIRKGAALNTIQIAETLIERDLVRVP; this is encoded by the coding sequence ATGAGCAAGAATTTCGTTGTCGCCGTGTGCGGCGCCACGGGTGCGGTCGGTCAGGAGATGCTGCGGGTCCTGGAGCAGAGGGATTTCCCCTACAGCAAGGTCATTCCGTTGGCCTCCGCGCGGAGCGCGGGCAAGAAGGTCGAGTGCAAGGGCGAAGAGCTGACCGTGCTCGAACTGACCAAGGATTCCTTCGAGGGCGTGGACATCGCTTTGTTTTCCGCCGGCGGAGCCATCAGCAAGGAGTACGCCCCCATCGCGGCCAAGGCCGGCTGTGTTGTGGTCGACAACTCCGCGGCCTGGCGCATGGACCCCGAATGCCCCCTGGTGGTGCCCGAAGTGAACCCCGAGGACCTGGACTGGCACAAGGGCATCATTGCCAATCCGAACTGCTCCACCATCCAGATGATGGTCGCGCTCAAGCCCATCCATGACGAAGCGAAGATCAAGCGCGTGGTGGTATCCACCTACCAGGCCGTCTCCGGCACCGGCCAGAAGGCCATCGAGGAACTGGAGAACCAGGTCCGCCGCCTCATGTCCGGCCAGCCCGTTGTGGCCGACGTCTACCCGCACCAGATCGCCTTCAACTGCCTGCCGCACATCGATGTCTTCCAGCCCAACGGCTACACCAAGGAAGAAATGAAGATGGTCAACGAGACGGTCAAGATCATGGGCGATCCGAATATCAAGGTCACCGCCACCTGCGTGCGCGTGCCGGTCTTCTACGGCCACTCCGAGTCCATCAACATCGAGACCGAGCTCAAGCTGACCGCCGACGATGTCCGCGCGCTGCTGGCCAAGGCTCCCGGCGTCGTGGTTGAGGATTACCCCGAGAAGCTCGCCTACCCCATGGCCATCACCGCTTCCGGCGAGGACGACACCTTTGTCGGCCGTATCCGCGAGGACGAGACCATTGAGAACGGCATCAACATGTGGGTTGTTTCCGACAACATCCGCAAGGGCGCGGCCCTGAATACCATCCAGATCGCCGAGACCCTCATCGAGCGCGACCTGGTGCGCGTGCCCTAA
- a CDS encoding aminotransferase class IV — MANVADSKAYLEAMLAVERPGSSEIQAFYEHRVGMICTDPRLMLMPWDDHLVHRGDGIFETMKFVDRKLYQLEPHMARMERFCQAIYMTPPCPWDDIRQLILDVARAGGRDTGMVRVLIGRGPGGFGIYPSECPESSLYVVAYDMHPKPESVYENGVTAFKTSIPAKQSYLATIKSIDYLPNVLMKHEAEEKGYDFPFCFDHNGLLAEGATENVCIVDDKGRLVIPEFTNALAGTTLMRAVDLIKGEISIVFRGISEEEILLAREVLIVGTTGDAIPVVRFNGKPIHNVKPGPVAKRIRELLRQDLVETGIPL; from the coding sequence GTGGCCAATGTAGCGGATTCCAAGGCGTATTTGGAAGCGATGCTGGCCGTGGAGCGGCCAGGCTCGTCGGAAATACAGGCGTTTTACGAGCACCGCGTGGGCATGATCTGCACGGATCCGAGGCTCATGCTCATGCCCTGGGACGACCATCTGGTCCATCGCGGGGACGGCATTTTCGAGACCATGAAGTTTGTGGACCGGAAGCTCTATCAGCTTGAGCCGCACATGGCCCGCATGGAGCGTTTCTGCCAGGCCATCTACATGACCCCGCCGTGTCCCTGGGACGACATCCGGCAGCTCATTTTGGACGTGGCCAGGGCGGGGGGCCGGGATACCGGCATGGTCCGCGTGCTCATCGGGCGCGGGCCGGGCGGCTTCGGCATCTATCCGTCCGAATGCCCCGAGTCGAGCCTCTACGTGGTGGCTTACGATATGCATCCCAAACCGGAATCGGTCTACGAGAACGGCGTGACCGCCTTCAAGACCTCCATTCCGGCCAAGCAGTCGTACCTGGCGACCATCAAGTCCATCGACTACCTGCCCAACGTGCTCATGAAGCACGAGGCCGAGGAGAAGGGCTACGACTTCCCGTTCTGCTTCGACCATAACGGCTTGCTTGCCGAAGGAGCCACGGAGAACGTCTGCATCGTGGATGACAAGGGCCGTCTGGTCATCCCCGAGTTCACCAACGCCCTGGCCGGAACCACCCTCATGCGCGCGGTGGACCTTATCAAGGGCGAGATTTCCATTGTTTTTCGCGGCATCAGCGAGGAGGAAATCCTGCTCGCACGCGAAGTCCTCATCGTGGGCACCACCGGCGACGCCATTCCCGTGGTCCGCTTCAACGGCAAGCCCATTCACAACGTCAAGCCCGGCCCGGTCGCGAAGCGCATCAGGGAACTGTTGCGGCAGGACCTGGTCGAGACCGGCATCCCTCTTTAG
- a CDS encoding DUF3955 domain-containing protein: protein MNVYLLLAIIGLIGWSVFQAFCKPAEGRVAWATVAAILTSALILLALGNYFVTVDENGVLREFGPALPIGAILLLVGLLGCAVLILRRLYRRFKARR from the coding sequence ATGAACGTGTATTTGCTCCTCGCGATTATCGGCCTGATCGGTTGGTCGGTTTTTCAGGCCTTCTGCAAACCGGCCGAAGGGCGCGTCGCCTGGGCCACGGTCGCGGCTATTCTCACTTCCGCGTTGATTCTCCTTGCTTTGGGCAATTACTTCGTCACCGTTGATGAGAACGGTGTTCTCCGCGAATTCGGCCCAGCGCTCCCCATAGGCGCGATCCTTCTGTTGGTCGGTCTTCTCGGTTGCGCGGTGTTGATTCTTCGTCGTCTCTATCGGCGTTTTAAAGCCCGCCGCTAA
- a CDS encoding glycosyltransferase — translation MRKHTVSIIVSDLETHPGLPRLLQSISRQSDGLDRTEIVVAGNGGHAPSDQDVWRAITGLDAIRLEAFDTDVTPSRARNLAASRTLGDLLMFVRPDYRLDPKYLTTVDAVFEDHPETGIMYADYIRLAPDRNRALGPSMVQLPPYRDGLLQARGFLGPGVLITREAFDRTNGFRDNTFYRDWDLWVQAALAGSQFHHVSYPLASCEHHKPSFRERAEDGRCKAILVINNQQFFHEHTVRWALAHLRGEAWAASFGFMSIPGPLDVTHMLHDHAMRAMGADTLADEAIRRFRHAAINSGPF, via the coding sequence ATGCGCAAGCATACCGTTTCCATAATCGTTTCCGACTTGGAAACCCACCCCGGCCTGCCGCGCCTGTTGCAGTCCATCTCCCGGCAGTCCGACGGACTCGACCGGACTGAGATCGTGGTGGCAGGAAACGGCGGGCACGCCCCCTCCGACCAGGATGTCTGGCGGGCCATAACAGGACTCGACGCCATCCGGCTGGAAGCTTTCGATACCGACGTCACTCCGTCCAGGGCCAGAAATCTTGCCGCATCCAGAACGCTCGGCGACCTGCTCATGTTCGTGAGGCCCGATTACCGCCTCGACCCCAAGTATCTGACCACCGTCGATGCGGTCTTCGAGGATCACCCCGAAACCGGAATAATGTACGCCGACTATATCCGGCTGGCTCCCGACAGGAACCGCGCCCTCGGCCCGTCCATGGTCCAACTGCCTCCGTACCGGGACGGCCTGCTCCAAGCCCGGGGATTCCTGGGCCCCGGCGTACTCATCACGCGCGAGGCGTTCGATCGGACAAACGGATTCCGAGACAACACATTCTACCGCGACTGGGACCTGTGGGTGCAGGCGGCCCTTGCGGGCAGCCAGTTTCACCATGTCAGCTATCCGCTGGCCTCCTGCGAGCACCATAAGCCGTCTTTCAGGGAACGCGCCGAAGACGGCCGGTGCAAGGCGATCCTGGTCATCAACAACCAGCAGTTCTTCCACGAACACACCGTGCGCTGGGCGCTGGCCCATCTGCGCGGCGAAGCCTGGGCCGCATCCTTCGGATTCATGTCCATTCCCGGCCCCCTGGACGTCACCCACATGCTCCACGACCACGCCATGCGAGCCATGGGAGCCGATACGCTGGCCGATGAAGCCATTCGCCGATTCCGCCACGCGGCGATCAATTCCGGTCCATTCTGA
- a CDS encoding SulP family inorganic anion transporter has translation MADDRVSKKKPSRAEGNAEPLLPINLDERPEVDLGRAEDVICAACGHVQEQGGGSKCSRCGAVLDTVETEPEVDESEIDVSDLVEPGAPEVWDADFKGDEGATNLEGDSDPDRWRLLRGGKTLNLYAGIVSGLLSLFFVYSLSLLAASQGGMHQYLPFLLGTALTGVIVGSICFSFLSRIPFALVGPETVLTAVLFLFIGSMYRYMAETFTPELILPTILAGISTAALLTGLSLLLLARFRVGEFIRFIPLQIVGGAIGGVGVFVLVGAFAWMGGLNPDWSNVYSLALSLTTDFDLHQDLNTMGPSVIFGLFLFFAMFRTKNSLFLLALILAAVGAGNGVGIWAADSGLKDLAAPVPFPEGSLLVHLVEVLRSPLLFSDIQWAVIKSHSLYIGAMVVLAVLTVMYRTTRLELMSGKESDLNREYAALGVTNMVSGMFCGMPVSLSYGRSAGSYTSGGRGPLAGIVAGLVCGVGLLYADVVLPMIPRFVPEGLLVYAGLDLIRDWGFRTRSSFTGRTDLWLLRLTFAATILLGLLEGVAVGVVLALMVTVSRAGRGGVVRNELSGSHHSSNVDRASAQQRILKEYGDHIHIMRIQGFLFLGSMERLVKAVRARLEESNRLSLDYLVLDFRLVEGFASASGLGFAKLHRLAEEGGVQVVITSAPLELESHLVSLGYAGDEDGQFKIFFNLDYALEWCENRVLDAEGMLEMKRRTLPELLVPIFPVPRYIPALMKALQREVVQAGETVFRQGDSSDAMYFVESGRLDVELELPDGRIIRLKKVGPGAVFGEMGIYTLSPRSATIRAAERCVLYRMTLRRLEAIEARAPRLVTAINRFLVNLVSARLAACNLRVRDLML, from the coding sequence GTGGCCGACGATCGAGTTTCGAAGAAAAAGCCTTCCCGGGCGGAAGGGAACGCCGAGCCTTTACTCCCTATCAATCTCGACGAGCGGCCGGAAGTCGACCTGGGGCGGGCGGAAGACGTTATTTGCGCCGCCTGCGGGCACGTCCAGGAGCAGGGTGGCGGTTCCAAGTGTTCTCGTTGCGGCGCGGTGCTGGATACGGTCGAAACCGAGCCTGAAGTGGATGAGAGCGAGATCGACGTGAGCGATCTTGTCGAGCCGGGCGCGCCGGAGGTGTGGGACGCGGACTTCAAGGGGGACGAGGGAGCGACGAATCTCGAAGGCGATTCGGACCCCGACCGTTGGCGGCTGCTGCGCGGCGGAAAGACCCTCAACCTGTACGCGGGCATCGTTTCCGGCCTGCTGTCCCTGTTTTTCGTCTATTCCCTGTCCTTGCTGGCCGCTTCCCAGGGCGGGATGCATCAATACCTGCCGTTTCTGCTCGGCACCGCGCTGACCGGCGTCATCGTCGGCTCCATCTGCTTTTCCTTCCTCTCGCGCATTCCCTTCGCCTTGGTCGGGCCCGAGACGGTTCTGACCGCCGTGCTTTTTCTGTTCATCGGGAGCATGTACCGCTACATGGCCGAGACCTTCACCCCGGAGCTCATCCTGCCGACCATCCTGGCGGGCATCAGCACGGCGGCGTTGCTGACGGGATTGAGCCTGCTCCTGCTGGCCCGGTTCAGGGTCGGTGAGTTCATCCGCTTCATTCCACTGCAAATCGTCGGCGGGGCTATCGGCGGCGTGGGGGTATTCGTGCTCGTCGGGGCGTTCGCCTGGATGGGCGGCCTGAATCCCGATTGGAGCAACGTCTATAGCCTGGCTCTCTCCCTGACCACCGATTTCGATTTGCACCAGGACCTCAACACCATGGGGCCGAGCGTGATCTTCGGCCTGTTCCTGTTCTTCGCCATGTTCAGGACCAAAAACTCCCTGTTTCTGCTGGCCTTGATCCTGGCCGCAGTGGGGGCTGGAAACGGGGTGGGAATCTGGGCTGCTGATTCTGGCCTCAAGGACCTCGCTGCGCCGGTGCCGTTCCCTGAGGGGTCGCTCCTGGTTCATCTGGTGGAGGTGCTGCGCTCACCCTTGCTTTTCAGCGACATTCAGTGGGCGGTAATCAAATCGCATTCGTTGTACATCGGGGCCATGGTCGTTCTGGCCGTGCTCACTGTCATGTATCGGACTACCCGGCTTGAGCTGATGAGTGGGAAGGAGAGCGATCTGAATCGCGAATATGCCGCTCTCGGCGTGACGAATATGGTTTCCGGGATGTTTTGCGGTATGCCCGTGTCGCTTTCCTACGGCAGGAGCGCAGGCAGCTATACCTCGGGCGGCAGGGGGCCGCTGGCCGGGATCGTGGCCGGTCTGGTCTGTGGCGTGGGACTGCTTTACGCGGACGTGGTGCTGCCCATGATCCCCCGCTTCGTGCCCGAGGGGTTGCTCGTGTACGCCGGGCTTGACCTTATTCGCGATTGGGGATTCAGGACCCGCTCTTCCTTTACCGGCCGAACCGATCTGTGGCTGCTCAGGCTGACCTTTGCGGCGACCATTCTTCTCGGATTGCTCGAAGGCGTCGCCGTCGGCGTGGTCCTGGCGCTGATGGTCACGGTCAGCCGTGCGGGCCGTGGAGGCGTGGTGCGAAACGAGCTGTCGGGCTCCCATCACTCCAGCAACGTTGACAGGGCCTCGGCGCAGCAGAGGATTCTCAAGGAATACGGCGACCATATCCACATCATGCGCATCCAGGGATTCCTCTTTCTCGGCTCCATGGAGCGGCTGGTCAAGGCGGTGCGCGCGAGGTTGGAGGAATCCAACCGGCTCTCCCTGGACTATCTGGTTCTTGATTTTCGGCTGGTGGAAGGCTTCGCCTCGGCTTCCGGGCTCGGTTTCGCCAAGCTGCACAGGCTGGCCGAAGAAGGCGGTGTTCAGGTGGTCATCACCAGCGCGCCGCTGGAATTGGAGTCCCATCTCGTTTCCCTTGGGTATGCGGGCGACGAGGACGGGCAGTTCAAGATATTCTTCAACCTGGATTACGCCCTGGAGTGGTGCGAGAATCGGGTGCTCGACGCCGAGGGAATGCTGGAGATGAAGCGCAGGACACTGCCCGAGCTGTTGGTCCCGATCTTTCCGGTGCCCCGGTATATCCCGGCGCTTATGAAGGCCCTTCAGCGCGAGGTGGTGCAGGCGGGCGAAACGGTCTTTCGACAGGGGGACAGTTCAGACGCCATGTATTTCGTGGAATCCGGCAGGCTGGACGTCGAACTGGAACTGCCCGACGGCCGAATCATCCGGCTGAAAAAAGTGGGGCCGGGCGCGGTGTTCGGCGAGATGGGCATTTACACTTTGTCTCCGAGATCGGCGACCATCCGGGCCGCCGAGAGGTGTGTCCTTTACCGCATGACCCTGCGCAGGCTTGAGGCGATAGAAGCGCGCGCCCCCAGGCTGGTTACAGCCATCAACCGTTTCCTGGTGAACCTTGTGTCCGCGCGCCTTGCGGCGTGCAACCTCCGGGTGCGCGATCTCATGCTTTAG
- the rfbD gene encoding dTDP-4-dehydrorhamnose reductase: protein MRIEGLRVAILGGRSGLLGQALTKEFSRAGAMAFPLSRKDCDVLDPLCMEGWLNRNDPDLLVNATGYTQVDLAEDEPEKAFALNATAPPLLATLAARRAIPFIHYSTDFVFSGHKHSPYTEYDEANATSVYGISKADGERGLLKLGYERTLIIRISWLFGPGRTNFVKKILGLADTRRNLTVVNDQVGSPSYTPDIAKNTIRLVEKDATGIFHLANSGETSWHGLANTAVSLANKDCTVSPVPTSAYPTKAVRPSYSVLDLAKFTRTTGVTPRRWEDALRQYVLEDLAQDA from the coding sequence ATGCGCATTGAAGGACTGCGGGTTGCCATCCTGGGCGGCAGGAGTGGACTGCTGGGGCAAGCCCTGACCAAGGAATTCAGCCGAGCCGGGGCCATGGCCTTCCCCCTCTCCCGCAAGGACTGCGACGTTCTCGACCCGCTGTGCATGGAAGGATGGCTGAACCGAAACGACCCGGATCTGCTCGTCAACGCCACCGGCTATACGCAGGTGGACTTGGCCGAGGATGAACCGGAAAAAGCCTTCGCCCTCAACGCCACCGCTCCGCCGCTGTTGGCCACGCTGGCCGCGCGGCGGGCCATCCCTTTTATCCACTACAGCACGGACTTCGTTTTCAGCGGCCACAAGCACTCGCCCTACACGGAGTACGACGAAGCCAACGCGACTTCGGTTTACGGAATCAGCAAAGCGGACGGCGAACGCGGCCTGCTCAAGCTCGGCTATGAGCGCACCCTGATAATCCGGATATCCTGGCTCTTCGGTCCGGGCAGGACGAACTTCGTGAAAAAAATTCTCGGACTGGCGGACACGCGCCGCAACCTGACCGTGGTCAACGACCAGGTCGGTTCTCCCTCCTACACACCGGATATCGCAAAAAACACCATCCGGCTGGTGGAAAAGGACGCAACCGGGATATTCCATCTCGCCAATTCCGGGGAAACCTCCTGGCACGGGTTGGCCAACACCGCCGTCAGCCTCGCAAACAAGGACTGCACGGTCTCGCCCGTCCCCACTTCGGCCTATCCCACCAAGGCCGTCCGCCCCTCATACTCGGTGCTCGATCTGGCCAAATTCACCCGGACCACGGGCGTAACTCCGCGTCGCTGGGAAGACGCCCTCAGACAATACGTCCTGGAAGACCTCGCCCAGGACGCCTAG
- the rfbB gene encoding dTDP-glucose 4,6-dehydratase, with protein MKILVTGGCGFIGTNFIRLMLGSHPDWSIINLDKLTYAGNRLNLLDLEENEPRYDFVQGDICDRDLVMDLLADHKVDAVVNFAAESHVDRSINDPSPFVATNVAGAQNLMECARQRRTERFVHVSTDEVYGTLGPSGKFTEDTPLAPNSPYSASKAGADLMARAYFETYHFPVLITRCSNNYGPYQFPEKLIPLMFLNAKANKQLPVYGDGLNVRDWIFVDDHCRGVELTLTKGREGQVYNFGGNAEETNISVVRTLLSIVGKPESLITYVTDRPGHDKRYAMDFSLAHKELGFAPTLPFDEGLTRTIAWYEANGTWLEQVQSGEYRNFMDTWYEERA; from the coding sequence ATGAAAATACTCGTCACCGGCGGCTGCGGCTTCATCGGCACCAACTTCATCAGGCTCATGCTCGGCTCACACCCCGACTGGTCCATCATCAATCTGGACAAGCTCACCTATGCGGGCAACAGGTTGAACCTCCTGGACCTGGAGGAAAACGAGCCCCGCTACGACTTTGTGCAGGGCGACATCTGCGACCGCGATCTGGTCATGGACCTCCTGGCCGACCATAAAGTGGACGCGGTGGTCAACTTCGCGGCCGAGTCTCATGTGGACAGGTCCATCAACGACCCGTCGCCATTCGTCGCCACCAACGTGGCCGGAGCGCAAAACCTCATGGAATGCGCCCGTCAACGCCGCACGGAACGGTTCGTCCACGTGTCCACCGATGAGGTCTACGGCACCCTCGGCCCGTCGGGCAAATTCACCGAGGACACTCCCCTCGCGCCCAACAGCCCCTATTCCGCCAGCAAGGCCGGTGCGGACCTCATGGCCCGGGCCTATTTCGAAACCTATCATTTCCCGGTGCTCATCACCCGCTGCTCCAACAACTACGGTCCATACCAATTCCCCGAGAAGCTCATCCCCCTCATGTTCCTCAACGCCAAGGCGAACAAGCAGCTGCCCGTCTACGGGGACGGCCTCAACGTTCGCGACTGGATTTTCGTGGACGATCACTGCCGAGGCGTGGAGCTGACCCTGACCAAGGGACGCGAGGGGCAGGTCTACAACTTCGGCGGCAACGCCGAGGAAACCAACATCTCCGTAGTCAGGACCCTGCTCTCCATCGTGGGCAAACCGGAGTCGCTGATTACCTACGTCACCGACCGGCCGGGCCACGACAAACGGTACGCCATGGACTTTTCCCTGGCGCATAAAGAGCTCGGTTTCGCCCCTACGCTGCCCTTCGACGAAGGATTGACGCGAACCATTGCCTGGTACGAAGCCAACGGAACCTGGCTTGAACAGGTCCAAAGCGGCGAATACCGGAACTTCATGGACACGTGGTACGAGGAGCGCGCCTGA
- a CDS encoding tRNA (cytidine(34)-2'-O)-methyltransferase — protein sequence MRIVLFEPEIPPNTGNIARLCAATRTPLHLIEPLGFSIDDKHLKRAGLDYWPHVDVTVHPNFDHFLETIAPPRLVMATTKASTAHHRFEFRADDAIVLGPESRGLPVELMDGRPRVRIPIWGEVRSLNLSTAAGILLFEALRQTDSIRDTFTA from the coding sequence ATGCGCATCGTTCTCTTCGAGCCGGAAATTCCACCGAACACCGGCAATATCGCCCGGCTGTGTGCCGCCACGCGGACCCCGCTCCACCTCATCGAGCCGCTCGGATTCTCCATTGACGACAAGCACCTCAAACGCGCGGGCCTGGATTACTGGCCGCATGTGGATGTGACCGTCCACCCGAACTTCGACCACTTTCTCGAAACGATCGCGCCGCCGAGGCTGGTCATGGCCACCACCAAGGCCAGCACCGCCCATCACCGCTTCGAATTCCGGGCCGACGACGCCATAGTCCTCGGCCCGGAGTCGCGCGGCCTGCCCGTCGAACTCATGGACGGCCGCCCAAGAGTGCGCATTCCCATTTGGGGAGAGGTCCGCAGCCTGAACCTGTCAACGGCCGCGGGTATCCTCCTCTTCGAGGCCCTGCGCCAAACCGATTCCATCAGGGACACCTTCACGGCTTGA
- a CDS encoding molybdopterin-guanine dinucleotide biosynthesis protein MobB, producing the protein MKAVSLVGPKKSGKTTLGVQLARHFKEQGLTVSAAKFSHHGFDWSDTDTTDYASVCDAVAGLNPKETFVHWTKRSFLPDLLPLLNNDVLIVEGGKELGFLPRILCLRGDLSDGVDWLHPELAIASVGDESVEGVPVLNDISALADAVLEKGFFLPGMDCETCGRPDCRTLASEIVAGKTTTKACLAMHNSIQLDIDGAPVGMKPFVEDIISASIREMVRTLKGYAPGKATIKLDV; encoded by the coding sequence ATGAAGGCAGTCTCCCTCGTCGGACCGAAGAAATCCGGCAAGACCACCCTGGGCGTACAACTCGCCCGCCATTTCAAGGAACAAGGACTGACCGTTTCCGCGGCCAAATTCAGCCACCACGGCTTCGATTGGAGCGACACCGACACCACGGACTACGCATCCGTCTGCGACGCCGTGGCGGGCCTGAACCCCAAGGAAACCTTCGTTCACTGGACCAAACGCAGCTTCCTGCCCGATCTGTTGCCGTTGCTGAACAATGACGTGCTCATCGTGGAAGGAGGCAAGGAACTGGGCTTTCTGCCGCGCATCCTCTGTCTGCGCGGCGACCTGTCCGACGGCGTGGACTGGCTCCACCCGGAGCTGGCCATAGCCAGCGTGGGTGACGAATCCGTGGAAGGAGTGCCCGTGCTCAACGACATTTCGGCCCTGGCCGACGCCGTGCTTGAAAAGGGATTCTTCCTGCCGGGCATGGACTGTGAGACCTGCGGCCGCCCGGACTGCCGCACGCTGGCCTCTGAAATCGTGGCGGGAAAAACCACGACCAAGGCGTGTCTGGCCATGCACAACTCCATCCAGCTCGATATCGACGGCGCGCCGGTTGGCATGAAGCCCTTCGTGGAGGACATCATCTCCGCCTCCATCAGGGAAATGGTCCGCACTCTCAAGGGATACGCTCCCGGCAAGGCCACCATCAAACTGGACGTGTAG
- a CDS encoding energy-coupling factor ABC transporter ATP-binding protein — protein MTIPLISLDKIRQRYSERTVLDIDHLEFEKGSIIGLAGPNGSGKSTMLRLLAFLESPAHGTITFLGRPAQARSAVNRQVTLLVQEPYLLKRTVFANVAYGLRIRRKNDIPGKVARALEIVGLDPAIFAKRQWYELSGGEVQRVALAARLVLKPKLLLMDEPTASLDAKSAELIHQAVLSARDEYGASLVIASHDMPWLEGVTEHIHYLDSGRLVRTV, from the coding sequence ATGACCATTCCCCTGATCTCCCTCGACAAGATTCGCCAACGCTATTCCGAACGTACCGTCCTCGACATCGACCACCTGGAATTCGAGAAAGGCTCCATCATCGGCCTCGCGGGTCCCAACGGCTCCGGCAAATCCACCATGCTCCGGCTGCTCGCCTTCCTGGAATCGCCGGCGCACGGCACCATCACTTTTCTCGGCCGCCCCGCCCAGGCCAGGTCGGCCGTGAACCGACAGGTCACGCTGCTGGTGCAGGAACCCTACCTGCTCAAGCGCACGGTCTTCGCCAACGTGGCCTACGGACTGCGCATTCGCCGCAAGAACGACATCCCGGGCAAGGTGGCCCGGGCTCTAGAAATCGTCGGACTCGACCCCGCCATATTCGCCAAGCGGCAATGGTACGAGCTGTCCGGCGGCGAAGTGCAGCGCGTGGCCCTGGCGGCGCGCCTGGTTCTCAAGCCCAAGCTCCTCCTCATGGACGAGCCCACGGCCAGCCTGGACGCAAAAAGCGCCGAACTGATCCATCAAGCAGTGCTGTCCGCCCGCGACGAGTACGGCGCGAGCCTGGTTATCGCCAGCCACGATATGCCCTGGCTCGAAGGGGTCACGGAACACATCCACTATCTCGATAGCGGCCGCCTCGTGCGGACCGTCTAA
- a CDS encoding ABC transporter permease gives MEYLLQGFIQGFKLLFSGNPETYSAITTTVYASTLSMICSLSIGVPLGFLLGYKTFPGKKVVRTMVDTLLSFPTVVIGLVVYAFLTRNGPLGGTGLLFTIPGMSIGQTLLGLPIIIAMTANAVESLDKRLPMTLLTLGATPVQMMWATVLEARYSIMLAAMAAYGRIVSEVGISMMVGGNIKWHTRTITTAIALETGKGEFAVGIALGMVLLTVALLVNIGAAGLKKRAVQ, from the coding sequence ATGGAATATCTGCTGCAAGGCTTCATACAGGGGTTCAAGCTCCTTTTCTCCGGCAATCCCGAGACCTATTCCGCCATCACGACCACGGTGTATGCGTCCACCCTGTCCATGATATGCAGCCTGTCCATCGGCGTGCCGCTCGGGTTCCTGCTGGGCTACAAAACATTTCCCGGAAAGAAGGTCGTCCGCACCATGGTGGACACTCTCCTTTCCTTTCCCACGGTGGTCATAGGACTGGTCGTCTACGCCTTCCTGACCCGCAACGGGCCTCTGGGCGGGACCGGACTGCTCTTCACCATACCCGGCATGTCCATCGGCCAGACCCTGCTCGGGCTGCCCATCATCATCGCCATGACCGCCAACGCCGTGGAGTCGCTCGACAAGCGGCTGCCCATGACCCTGCTCACCCTGGGCGCGACCCCGGTCCAGATGATGTGGGCCACGGTCCTCGAAGCCCGTTATTCCATCATGCTCGCGGCCATGGCCGCATACGGGCGGATCGTCTCCGAAGTGGGCATCTCCATGATGGTCGGCGGAAACATCAAATGGCATACCCGAACCATCACCACGGCCATCGCGCTGGAAACCGGCAAAGGCGAATTCGCCGTGGGCATCGCCCTGGGCATGGTCCTCCTGACCGTTGCGCTGCTGGTCAACATCGGGGCCGCAGGCCTCAAGAAACGGGCAGTCCAATGA